A region of Vicia villosa cultivar HV-30 ecotype Madison, WI unplaced genomic scaffold, Vvil1.0 ctg.000029F_1_1_1, whole genome shotgun sequence DNA encodes the following proteins:
- the LOC131622324 gene encoding alcohol dehydrogenase class-3, whose product MATQGQVITCKAAVAWEPNKPLTIEDVEVAPPQANEVRIQILFTALCHTDAYTWSGKDPEGLFPCILGHEAAGIVESVGEGVTDVKPGDHVIPCYQAECGECKFCKSGKTNLCGKVRAATGVGVMMADRKPRFSIKGKPIYHFMGTSTFSQYTVVHDVSVAKIHPDAPLDKVCLLGCGVPTGLGAVWNTAKVEPGSIVAIFGLGTVGLAVAEGAKSAGASRIIGIDLDNNKYETAKNFGVTEFINPKDHEKPIQQVIVDLTDGGVDYSFECIGNVSVMRSALECCHKGWGTSVIVGVAASGQEISTRPFQLVTGRVWKGTAFGGFKSRSQVPWLVEKYLKKEIKVDEYITHNLTLVEINKAFDLLHGGQCLRCVLST is encoded by the exons ATGGCAACTCAAGGTCAAGTCATTACATGCAAAG CTGCGGTGGCCTGGGAACCCAACAAACCCTTAACAATCGAAGACGTCGAGGTTGCTCCGCCGCAAGCCAACGAAGTCCGAATCCAAATCCTCTTCACCGCTCTCTGCCACACCGATGCATACACCTGGAGCGGCAAGGATCCCGAAGGTCTTTTCCCCTGCATTCTCGGTCATGAAGCTGCAGG gATTGTTGAAAGTGTTGGAGAGGGTGTGACTGATGTTAAGCCTGGTGATCATGTGATTCCGTGTTACCAGGCTGAGTGTGGAGAATGTAAGTTTTGCAAATCGGGCAAGACTAACCTCTGTGGCAAGGTTCGTGCTGCTACTGGTGTTGGGGTTATGATGGCGGATCGGAAGCCGCGGTTTTCTATTAAGGGGAAACCGATTTATCATTTTATGGGGACTTCGACTTTTAGTCAATACACTGTTGTTCATGATGTTAGTGTTGCTAAGATTCATCCTGATGCTCCTTTGGACAAAGTTTGTCTTCTTGGATGCGGTGTTCCAACTG GCCTTGGAGCTGTCTGGAACACTGCAAAAGTTGAGCCAGGATCAATTGTTGCTATTTTCGGCCTTGGAACTGTTGGGCTTGCT gttGCAGAGGGTGCAAAAAGTGCTGGCGCATCGCGGATTATTGGCATAGATCTTGATAATAACAAGTATGAAACAG CTAAAAACTTTGGTGTCACCGAGTTCATTAATCCAAAAGACCATGAGAAACCAATTCAGCAGGTTATAGTTGATCTAACAGATGGAGGAGTTGATTATAGCTTTGAGTGCATTGGAAATGTCTCAGTGATGAGATCTGCTTTGGAATGCTGCCACAAG GGCTGGGGAACATCAGTTATTGTGGGTGTTGCAGCATCGGGGCAGGAAATATCAACTCGCCCTTTCCAGTTGGTGACTGGCCGCGTATGGAAAGGAACAGCTTTTGGTGGCTTTAAGAGTAGGTCACAAGTGCCTTGGCTTGTAGAGAAGTACTTGAAGAAG GAAATCAAGGTTGATGAGTACATTACCCATAATTTGACTCTTGTCGAGATCAACAAGGCTTTTGATCTTTTGCATGGAGGGCAATGTCTTCGTTGTGTGCTCAGTACTTGA
- the LOC131622271 gene encoding uncharacterized protein LOC131622271, giving the protein MLKDQEGNILTNNDQIDKEVVRFYKGLVGTTATSLKKIDILAMREVSQLSIEQRILLIGNVLEKEVHQVLMKISDITAPGEDRYGAKFFKVTWHIIKQDIIDVVQEFFMKERMYREVNITLITMIPKHDAANMVKDYRPISCC; this is encoded by the coding sequence ATGTTAAAGGATCAAGAAGGGAATATCCTTACCAACAATGACCAAATAGATAAAGAAGTGGTGAGATTCTATAAGGGATTGGTGGGAACAACTGCAACATCTCTCAAGAAAATTGATATCCTAGCAATGAGAGAGGTAAGCCAACTGAGTATTGAGCAGCGTATCTTGCTTATAGGAAATGTATTAGAAAAGGAGGTCCACCAGGTCCTAATGAAGATCAGTGATATCACTGCACCTGGTGAGGATAGATATGGGGCCAAGTTTTTCAAGGTTACTTGGCATATCATAAAACAAGATATAATAGATGTTGTTCAGGAATTCTTCATGAAGGAGAGAATGTACAGAGAAGTCAATATAACTTTGATTACAATGATCCCTAAACATGATGCAGCTAATATGGTGAAAGACTATAGGCCTATATCTTGTTGCTAA